One genomic region from Flagellimonas oceani encodes:
- a CDS encoding anhydro-N-acetylmuramic acid kinase, whose translation MSTYKVLGLMSGTSLDGLDIAYCHIWEEDNKWNFSIKNTAEIDYSDEMREYLKNAIHLSEEDHDQLHKDYGIWLGQQSKLFIDELEEEVDFIASHGHTSHHRPEEGVTFQLGDGQLLANTSGKQVVCDFRTKDVSLKGQGAPLVPIGDKLLFHEYDFCLNLGGISNISFDKDGERIAYDIGLANMPLNYITHKMGLAYDADGKIARSGKLDNSLLQKLNSLKYYTLPYPKSTGYEWFTSEIVPLIEASKSSNEDLLHTFIHHNCEQIALSVRKYKNNSTSNSKLLATGGGALNQFFIDTLQSKLGISIEVVVPNKTLIAYKEALVFALMGVLRLEGKTNVLKSVTGATSDSCSGEVFFPIKD comes from the coding sequence ATGAGCACATACAAAGTCTTGGGCCTAATGTCCGGAACTTCGCTGGATGGATTGGACATTGCCTATTGCCATATTTGGGAAGAGGATAACAAATGGAATTTTTCCATAAAAAATACCGCAGAAATCGACTATTCCGATGAGATGAGGGAGTATCTCAAAAATGCGATCCATCTTTCGGAGGAGGACCACGACCAGCTCCATAAGGATTATGGCATTTGGCTGGGGCAGCAATCCAAGTTATTTATTGATGAATTGGAGGAAGAGGTCGATTTTATTGCCAGTCATGGCCATACTTCGCATCACCGACCCGAAGAAGGCGTCACTTTTCAGTTGGGAGATGGGCAACTACTGGCAAACACATCGGGAAAACAGGTAGTCTGTGATTTTAGAACCAAGGACGTATCGCTGAAAGGCCAAGGAGCTCCACTGGTTCCTATTGGGGATAAATTACTTTTTCATGAGTATGATTTTTGCCTCAATTTGGGGGGCATCAGTAATATTTCTTTTGATAAGGACGGTGAGCGTATTGCCTACGATATCGGTTTGGCCAATATGCCGTTGAACTACATTACACATAAAATGGGCCTTGCCTACGATGCCGATGGAAAAATTGCGCGTTCAGGTAAGCTGGACAATTCTTTATTACAAAAACTGAACAGTTTAAAGTATTACACGCTTCCCTATCCAAAATCCACAGGCTATGAATGGTTCACTTCGGAAATTGTTCCATTGATAGAAGCTTCAAAAAGCTCCAACGAGGATCTCTTACATACTTTCATTCATCACAATTGTGAACAGATTGCATTGAGCGTCCGCAAGTACAAGAACAATAGTACATCCAACAGCAAACTTTTGGCAACAGGAGGCGGTGCCCTCAATCAATTTTTTATCGATACATTACAAAGTAAACTGGGTATTAGCATTGAAGTTGTAGTGCCAAACAAAACGTTGATCGCCTACAAAGAGGCTTTAGTCTTTGCATTAATGGGCGTACTCCGCTTGGAAGGAAAAACCAACGTACTGAAATCAGTTACCGGTGCCACTTCCGATTCGTGCAGTGGTGAAGTATTTTTTCCAATAAAAGATTAA